Proteins encoded within one genomic window of Phototrophicus methaneseepsis:
- a CDS encoding MFS transporter: MLSKAFPRRMTVFVLVMLLVEFLDEFTFGVTETAWPFIRNELDLNYAQIGLLIGIPLFLANFIEPIFGLLADTPRRRLVMVGGGIMYGVALLWVASSQSYAMMMLALILLMPASGAFIGTAQASLMDHEPDRHDQNMARWTFAGSVGMVIGPLALGAFLLIGSGWRPLLVLIGGLMMLAAFIVWRLPANAALRSHASDADDAGEPEYGLMDNARLALGALKRPAIWRWLILLQFSDLMLDVLFSYLALYFVDVVGVGEAQAGLAVAVWSSVGLLGDFLLIPLLERIQGLAYLRISVVAELILYPAFLLVDDITLKLVILGIIGLFNAGWYAILSGKLYSALPGQSGIALTLGNVGGLFGSLIPALVGIVASHYGLQAAMWVMLAGPVVLFIGLPWRTDKPIKLEESAAK, translated from the coding sequence ATGCTGTCAAAAGCGTTCCCGCGCCGCATGACCGTCTTCGTGTTGGTCATGCTCCTCGTCGAATTTCTGGATGAATTCACGTTTGGCGTCACAGAGACGGCCTGGCCGTTCATCCGCAATGAGCTGGACCTGAATTATGCACAGATCGGTTTGCTGATCGGTATACCCCTCTTTTTGGCGAACTTCATTGAGCCTATTTTCGGCTTGCTGGCGGATACACCTCGGCGGCGGCTGGTGATGGTCGGCGGTGGCATCATGTACGGCGTGGCGCTGTTATGGGTCGCATCCAGCCAATCTTACGCCATGATGATGCTGGCATTGATCCTGTTGATGCCTGCATCTGGTGCTTTCATTGGCACAGCCCAGGCCAGCCTGATGGACCATGAGCCAGACCGTCACGACCAGAATATGGCCCGCTGGACCTTCGCCGGGTCTGTTGGCATGGTGATAGGCCCGCTGGCGCTGGGTGCTTTCTTGCTCATCGGCTCCGGCTGGCGGCCTCTGCTGGTGCTCATTGGCGGGCTGATGATGCTGGCGGCCTTCATCGTCTGGCGGCTGCCCGCAAACGCCGCCCTCAGAAGCCATGCCAGTGACGCAGACGACGCAGGCGAGCCAGAGTATGGCTTGATGGATAACGCTCGTCTCGCATTGGGCGCGCTCAAACGTCCGGCGATCTGGCGATGGCTCATCCTGCTGCAATTCAGTGATTTGATGCTCGATGTGCTCTTTAGCTATCTGGCGCTGTACTTCGTCGATGTCGTCGGCGTAGGCGAAGCCCAGGCCGGGTTGGCCGTTGCGGTCTGGTCCAGCGTTGGCTTGCTGGGCGATTTCTTGCTCATCCCCCTATTGGAGCGCATTCAGGGGCTGGCCTATCTGCGCATCAGCGTCGTCGCAGAGCTCATCCTATACCCCGCCTTTCTGCTTGTCGATGATATCACGTTGAAGCTGGTCATCCTGGGTATCATTGGCCTCTTTAATGCTGGCTGGTACGCCATCCTCTCCGGTAAGCTGTACTCGGCATTGCCCGGTCAGAGCGGCATCGCCCTGACATTGGGCAACGTCGGGGGCCTGTTCGGCAGCCTGATCCCGGCGCTGGTGGGGATTGTGGCGTCGCACTATGGCTTGCAGGCGGCTATGTGGGTGATGCTCGCTGGCCCGGTTGTGCTATTCATTGGCTTACCCTGGCGCACAGATAAGCCCATAAAGCTAGAAGAAAGCGCCGCAAAATGA
- the surE gene encoding 5'/3'-nucleotidase SurE, with protein MSRILVTNDDGVDAPGILALARAMRQFGEVEVAAPAFNQSGSGHKKTLNVDISISEKMLDDDIPALVVNSSPADCIAIASKGLRNWPPRVVVSGINRGENLSQDVTYSGTVTAALESTINGVPAIAVSLGNGAATDVSEYEEAARIAAIIVQQVIDRGLPPLTILNVNVPPGEIKGLRLTRQGLRIYHDEIEQDGDVVRMVGSPPTGNLEELGSDLRALANGYVSITPIHLDMTAHHFMADLANWNIEI; from the coding sequence ATGTCTCGAATACTTGTGACGAACGACGACGGTGTTGACGCGCCTGGTATCCTTGCCCTGGCGCGGGCGATGCGCCAATTCGGGGAGGTAGAAGTCGCGGCCCCGGCATTTAACCAGAGTGGTAGTGGTCATAAAAAGACGCTGAATGTGGATATTAGCATCTCCGAGAAGATGCTGGATGACGACATCCCGGCCCTGGTTGTGAACAGTTCACCGGCGGATTGCATCGCCATTGCGTCTAAGGGACTGCGTAATTGGCCGCCGCGTGTGGTTGTCTCCGGCATTAACCGGGGCGAAAACCTCAGCCAGGATGTGACGTACAGCGGCACTGTCACGGCTGCCCTGGAATCCACGATTAATGGCGTGCCTGCTATCGCGGTTTCATTGGGGAACGGCGCTGCTACGGATGTGTCCGAGTATGAAGAGGCGGCGCGGATTGCGGCGATTATCGTGCAGCAGGTCATTGACCGTGGCTTACCCCCACTGACTATTTTGAATGTGAATGTGCCCCCTGGCGAAATCAAAGGTCTACGTCTGACGCGCCAGGGCCTCCGTATTTATCACGATGAGATCGAGCAGGATGGCGATGTGGTGCGGATGGTGGGGTCACCCCCAACTGGCAACCTGGAAGAGCTAGGGTCCGATCTGCGGGCACTGGCGAATGGCTACGTCAGCATTACGCCCATTCATCTCGATATGACGGCACATCACTTCATGGCCGATCTGGCAAACTGGAATATCGAGATTTAA
- the efp gene encoding elongation factor P, with amino-acid sequence MIDVNQLRKGTTFTQDGELYRVMDYSHNKTARSGATIRVTVRNLRSGSTTQMTFNGGTRVEDIRVEGRPVQYLFDDGEFLTFMDMETYEQPQLRRDIFGDDIMFLKENMEIKLNSYQGEVIDYEMPKTMEYEVTEVELAVAGDRANNPTKRITLETGLEIQAPMFINAGDTVKVNLEEGSYITRVNS; translated from the coding sequence ATGATTGATGTCAATCAGCTTCGTAAAGGCACCACGTTTACGCAAGATGGTGAGTTGTATCGCGTGATGGATTATTCCCACAACAAAACCGCTCGTAGTGGCGCGACCATTCGTGTGACTGTGCGCAACCTGCGTAGCGGCTCCACCACTCAGATGACCTTTAATGGTGGCACACGCGTTGAAGATATTCGCGTTGAAGGCCGCCCTGTGCAATATCTGTTCGATGATGGCGAATTCCTGACCTTCATGGATATGGAGACCTACGAACAGCCGCAGCTCCGCCGGGATATCTTCGGCGACGACATTATGTTCCTCAAAGAAAATATGGAAATTAAGCTCAACAGCTACCAGGGCGAAGTCATCGATTATGAAATGCCCAAGACGATGGAATATGAAGTGACCGAGGTCGAACTGGCTGTTGCTGGGGATCGTGCGAATAACCCGACCAAGCGCATCACCCTGGAAACTGGCCTGGAAATTCAGGCACCCATGTTCATCAATGCAGGCGACACCGTCAAAGTGAACCTAGAAGAGGGTAGCTACATCACCCGCGTGAATAGCTAA
- a CDS encoding TolB family protein translates to MKKTLLILFCLLIPLSLAHAQADLPLEGPLLAMNTVEQDRILLYDMARATYRELNFGNADHHVWDFSPDGCRILFTMAQGTGLAQLYSAKLDGSDMQQMVTYEEDAPGTWGVWEPDWSPQGPIAFTMIRYDGDERTTHIAWVPQAGGTPTFYSVTGSEYTPIWSPDGTWLLYVSYEDRIAGATVFATAVPTTEPLPGQTPPTLTTLNEADAWVVSADGETKYPLTSFPTGSVSMPRWSPDGDLVGFVFSPSGNNDTLWMIGTSPNSIPTQLSYQWHLVLDLTWLPDSSAMIGALRDFRETTPNRLWRVPLIGSADNDATLYLEELAMNYADYPRFSPDGRYLAMRSAYELLIVDLETRQTERLDELTLGNTPAIWSPAAFTGESACN, encoded by the coding sequence ATGAAGAAGACGCTTCTCATCTTATTTTGCCTGCTCATCCCGCTGAGCCTTGCGCATGCCCAGGCTGATTTGCCTTTAGAAGGGCCATTGCTGGCGATGAATACCGTCGAGCAGGATCGGATTCTGCTCTATGACATGGCCCGCGCGACTTACCGCGAGTTGAATTTTGGCAACGCAGATCATCATGTGTGGGATTTTTCGCCGGATGGCTGCCGGATTTTGTTCACTATGGCGCAGGGGACCGGGTTGGCACAGCTTTATAGTGCCAAGCTCGATGGCAGTGATATGCAGCAGATGGTCACTTATGAAGAGGATGCCCCTGGCACGTGGGGCGTCTGGGAGCCGGATTGGTCGCCCCAGGGGCCGATTGCCTTCACGATGATTCGCTATGATGGCGATGAGCGTACGACCCACATTGCCTGGGTGCCGCAGGCGGGTGGTACCCCCACGTTCTATAGTGTGACCGGGAGCGAATACACGCCGATTTGGTCGCCGGATGGCACATGGCTGCTATACGTCAGCTATGAGGACCGTATTGCCGGGGCAACGGTGTTTGCAACGGCAGTTCCCACGACGGAGCCGCTCCCTGGCCAGACGCCGCCCACGCTGACGACCCTCAATGAAGCGGATGCCTGGGTGGTTAGCGCGGATGGTGAAACCAAATATCCGCTGACGTCTTTCCCGACGGGCAGCGTCAGTATGCCGCGCTGGTCGCCAGATGGTGATCTGGTGGGGTTTGTTTTCTCGCCCAGTGGCAATAATGACACCCTGTGGATGATCGGCACATCGCCCAACAGCATCCCGACACAGCTCAGCTATCAATGGCATCTGGTGCTGGATCTAACGTGGTTGCCGGATAGTTCGGCTATGATCGGGGCCTTGCGCGACTTCCGCGAGACGACGCCCAATCGGCTGTGGCGGGTGCCGCTGATCGGCAGTGCAGACAATGATGCGACGCTGTATCTGGAAGAACTTGCGATGAACTATGCGGACTATCCGCGCTTCAGCCCAGACGGGCGCTATCTGGCAATGCGCAGCGCCTATGAACTGCTCATTGTGGATTTGGAGACGCGCCAGACGGAACGCCTCGATGAGCTGACGCTCGGCAATACGCCTGCGATCTGGTCACCTGCTGCGTTCACAGGAGAATCTGCCTGTAATTAA
- the yjjX gene encoding inosine/xanthosine triphosphatase: MVASTNPVKIDCTRQGFAEMFPQSKLTISGVSVPSGVADQPMSRAETIQGATNRARHAAQAHPGADYYVGIEGGVEAVDDLLEVFAWVVVLHGEMIGKAQTGIFYLPQEVADLVRQGVELGEADDRVFGRENSKQGNGAVGLLTDDAITRTSYYVPAVILALIPFKKPDLTWG; the protein is encoded by the coding sequence ATCGTCGCAAGCACCAACCCTGTCAAAATTGACTGTACCCGCCAGGGCTTTGCTGAAATGTTCCCTCAGAGCAAACTCACGATCAGCGGTGTAAGTGTGCCATCTGGCGTAGCCGACCAGCCCATGTCCCGCGCCGAAACAATCCAGGGAGCGACGAACCGCGCTCGGCATGCGGCCCAGGCACACCCCGGCGCTGATTACTATGTAGGCATTGAAGGCGGCGTGGAAGCCGTTGATGATCTATTGGAAGTGTTCGCGTGGGTTGTCGTGCTGCATGGGGAGATGATTGGCAAGGCCCAAACTGGCATCTTCTATTTGCCGCAGGAAGTTGCCGACCTGGTGCGCCAGGGCGTGGAACTGGGCGAAGCGGATGACCGCGTGTTTGGCCGCGAGAACAGCAAACAGGGCAATGGTGCAGTGGGCCTCCTGACAGATGATGCGATCACACGCACAAGTTATTATGTCCCGGCGGTAATCCTGGCTCTAATTCCCTTTAAAAAGCCGGATCTGACATGGGGCTAA
- a CDS encoding SUMF1/EgtB/PvdO family nonheme iron enzyme yields the protein MTTKIFISYAKKDTRELALALADALNQMDGVSAWVDRSLRAGQSWELQIQQEIDACDAMVVLYSPDLNRHKEGLPESYVLNEIAYAKYTARKIIIPVMAQPTTPPIALTMEHYIDYAGSGLSLDELVAAISAELDEPLNQNQDEQPPASLESPIRDRAFGEQAQAVTAIIGEPFQWCDVPAGAFIYGTAREMLTLPGFKISKYPVTCSQFQVFVDDEDGIQSDRWWEGLAKRDKLRAPRWNEPDYAREHVTWYESIAFCRWLTWKLGGSDDLDAVENWLVRLPTEYEWEKAARGTDGRAYPWGDEFDRSRCNTQEGGVGRVTSVMQYPLGVSPYGVMDMSGNTWEWTLTQFYHAVVDLQHEDLRSESVRSIRGSHWNYFRNTAITTYRDWNGVLNRMNNISIGFRLACSLPA from the coding sequence ATGACGACGAAGATATTCATCAGTTATGCTAAAAAAGATACCCGTGAGTTGGCCCTCGCTCTCGCTGATGCGCTTAATCAGATGGATGGCGTTTCTGCCTGGGTTGATCGCTCATTACGCGCAGGCCAGAGCTGGGAACTACAAATCCAGCAGGAAATTGATGCGTGCGATGCGATGGTGGTGTTGTATTCACCGGACCTCAACCGCCATAAAGAAGGGCTACCGGAGAGCTATGTGCTCAATGAGATCGCCTATGCTAAATACACGGCCCGCAAGATCATCATCCCTGTGATGGCCCAACCGACCACACCCCCGATTGCCCTGACGATGGAACACTATATTGATTACGCTGGTTCTGGGCTTTCGCTTGATGAGCTTGTCGCGGCAATCAGTGCAGAATTGGACGAGCCGCTAAATCAGAATCAGGATGAACAGCCCCCTGCTTCTCTTGAGAGTCCGATACGGGATCGGGCATTCGGTGAACAGGCCCAAGCTGTCACGGCGATTATTGGCGAGCCATTCCAATGGTGCGATGTGCCTGCCGGGGCTTTCATTTACGGCACAGCGCGGGAGATGCTCACCCTGCCCGGCTTTAAAATCTCCAAATATCCGGTGACGTGCAGCCAATTCCAGGTTTTTGTCGATGATGAAGACGGCATTCAATCGGATCGTTGGTGGGAGGGGCTGGCAAAACGGGATAAATTACGCGCTCCCCGCTGGAATGAACCCGACTATGCACGTGAGCATGTGACGTGGTACGAATCGATTGCGTTTTGTCGCTGGCTTACCTGGAAGTTAGGTGGCAGCGATGATCTTGATGCGGTGGAGAATTGGCTGGTCCGCTTGCCTACGGAATACGAATGGGAGAAAGCGGCCCGTGGTACGGATGGCCGAGCCTATCCCTGGGGGGATGAGTTCGATAGAAGCCGTTGCAATACGCAGGAAGGCGGCGTTGGGCGTGTTACTTCTGTGATGCAGTATCCACTTGGCGTCTCGCCTTATGGCGTCATGGATATGAGCGGGAATACATGGGAGTGGACGCTCACACAATTCTATCATGCCGTTGTGGATTTGCAGCACGAAGATTTACGCTCGGAATCCGTGCGGAGCATCCGCGGCAGCCACTGGAATTATTTCCGCAACACGGCCATAACGACCTATCGCGATTGGAATGGCGTGCTTAATCGCATGAATAATATTAGCATTGGCTTCCGTCTGGCTTGCTCGCTGCCAGCGTAA
- a CDS encoding C39 family peptidase produces the protein MRRFLLSLFTLCILAIGAPILAQDASTASEAEPIPASMRLNGLTMIHQDTNRCSAAAFTMQLSYFNEFDGTYTTIIQRLNPYGGDVSVRIEEMAVVAEEFGLNAVVRRGGTLDILKRLVAGGFPVLIENVYYDGANGWQDWMSHNRVLVGYNDNLQEMYFFDPLLGNGSDGGGRPMTYAEVDQRWRPFNRDYLVVYKPEDEAAVEAILGQQWDPQYNAIWTLAQAEGELEGPTPDSFAIFNKAWALLQLEEYEEAAAAYDEALELGLPWRMLWYEFGPFDAYLAQGRYDDVINLVYQTLQGTDGVEEMYYYIAQAYAGKGEVDRAIANLEAALYRNRFYTEASDLMAELVAQRNGDTGA, from the coding sequence ATGCGACGTTTCCTACTTTCATTATTCACACTTTGTATCTTAGCTATTGGTGCGCCTATCCTGGCACAAGATGCCTCTACAGCCTCAGAAGCAGAGCCAATCCCGGCATCCATGCGGCTGAATGGCCTGACCATGATTCATCAAGATACCAACCGATGTTCAGCAGCGGCATTCACGATGCAGCTCAGCTACTTCAACGAGTTTGATGGGACCTACACCACCATTATCCAACGGCTGAACCCCTATGGCGGTGATGTCAGCGTACGTATTGAAGAGATGGCCGTCGTCGCCGAAGAATTTGGCCTGAACGCAGTCGTCCGGCGCGGGGGCACGCTGGATATACTCAAGCGGTTGGTTGCTGGTGGCTTCCCGGTCTTGATCGAGAATGTGTATTACGATGGCGCGAATGGCTGGCAAGATTGGATGAGCCATAACCGCGTGCTCGTCGGCTACAACGACAACCTGCAAGAAATGTACTTCTTCGATCCCCTATTGGGTAATGGCTCAGATGGGGGTGGCAGACCCATGACCTATGCCGAAGTTGATCAACGCTGGCGGCCCTTCAACCGAGATTACCTCGTCGTCTATAAGCCAGAAGACGAAGCCGCTGTCGAAGCCATCCTTGGGCAGCAATGGGACCCCCAATATAACGCGATCTGGACGCTGGCACAGGCAGAAGGCGAATTAGAAGGCCCCACGCCGGATTCTTTCGCCATCTTCAATAAAGCCTGGGCCTTACTCCAATTAGAAGAGTACGAAGAGGCCGCCGCTGCATATGACGAAGCGTTGGAGCTTGGCTTACCCTGGCGTATGCTCTGGTATGAATTTGGCCCCTTCGACGCGTATCTGGCACAGGGACGTTATGATGATGTCATCAACCTCGTCTATCAGACGCTGCAAGGGACGGATGGCGTCGAGGAGATGTATTATTACATCGCGCAGGCTTATGCTGGCAAAGGTGAGGTCGACCGCGCGATTGCGAACTTAGAAGCTGCTCTCTACCGCAATCGCTTTTATACAGAAGCCAGCGACCTCATGGCGGAACTCGTCGCCCAGCGCAATGGTGATACCGGCGCATAA
- a CDS encoding RidA family protein: MKTVIRTEKAPGSAGPYSQAIIANGFIFTAGQVALDPATNTLVEGGIQEQTRQVLNNIKTVLEAAGSDLEHVVKATVFLADIGDFQAMNEVYTTFFPVDPPARSAFQVGHLPLDAMIEIETIALPKED, encoded by the coding sequence ATGAAAACAGTCATTCGCACAGAAAAAGCGCCCGGTTCCGCTGGCCCTTACAGTCAAGCGATCATCGCTAATGGATTTATCTTCACAGCCGGGCAGGTCGCGCTGGACCCGGCAACCAATACCCTGGTCGAGGGCGGCATCCAGGAACAAACGCGCCAGGTCCTCAACAACATCAAGACAGTTCTGGAAGCCGCAGGCAGCGACCTGGAACATGTTGTGAAGGCGACTGTCTTCCTGGCAGATATTGGCGACTTCCAGGCGATGAACGAAGTGTATACCACCTTCTTCCCGGTCGATCCTCCGGCGCGTTCCGCTTTCCAGGTAGGCCACCTGCCCCTGGATGCCATGATTGAAATCGAAACCATCGCGCTGCCCAAAGAGGACTAA
- a CDS encoding alpha-amylase family glycosyl hydrolase, producing MPDLSVYQPSPYVKIKHPEWTKNATIYQINTRQFTPEGTFKAAEAHLPRLKALGADILWLMPVHEIGEKNRKGTLGSPYSVKDYYSVNAEFGTLEDLKHFIKAAHEQGLYVILDWVANHTAWDNNLVEEHPDWYVRGWHGDFSPTPWWDWQDIIDLNYDLPEVRQYMTEAMKYWVAEVDVDGYRCDVAGFVPTDFWNQVRKELDAIKPVFMLAEWESRDLHAQAFDMTYAWSWNEAVHHIAMGKADVNSLYVYYSWNEKAYPQDIMRMTFVSNHDHNAWEGTQYERFGDCLEAAIVLSVVSEGMPLLYNGDEAGNPRRLAFFEKDPIEWREDKIGDLYADLFKLKKANTALWNAAWGARMVQVANSAPLKVLSFVRQNEQDKVFAVFNFSDQEEVVTLLGRLYYGSYTEYFTDEPVELGEAAKLTLPPWGYKVFVK from the coding sequence ATGCCTGACCTGAGCGTGTACCAACCATCACCCTATGTGAAGATCAAACACCCGGAATGGACGAAGAACGCGACGATCTACCAAATCAATACGCGCCAGTTCACGCCAGAGGGGACATTCAAAGCTGCGGAGGCCCATCTACCCCGCTTAAAAGCCCTAGGGGCTGATATTCTGTGGCTGATGCCCGTGCACGAAATTGGCGAGAAAAACCGTAAAGGCACATTAGGCAGCCCCTATTCCGTGAAAGATTACTACAGCGTAAATGCCGAGTTTGGCACCCTGGAAGACCTGAAGCATTTCATCAAGGCGGCCCATGAACAGGGCCTGTATGTCATTCTGGATTGGGTCGCAAACCATACCGCGTGGGATAACAATCTCGTAGAAGAACACCCGGATTGGTACGTGCGTGGCTGGCACGGGGACTTCAGCCCGACGCCCTGGTGGGATTGGCAGGACATCATCGACCTGAATTATGACCTGCCAGAAGTCCGGCAGTATATGACGGAAGCCATGAAATACTGGGTCGCTGAGGTCGATGTCGATGGGTATCGCTGTGATGTGGCCGGGTTTGTGCCGACGGACTTCTGGAACCAGGTGCGCAAAGAACTGGATGCGATCAAGCCCGTGTTTATGCTAGCTGAATGGGAATCGCGCGATTTGCACGCCCAGGCCTTCGATATGACCTATGCCTGGAGCTGGAACGAAGCCGTTCACCACATCGCCATGGGCAAGGCGGATGTCAACAGTCTGTATGTGTATTATTCCTGGAATGAGAAGGCTTACCCGCAGGATATTATGCGCATGACCTTCGTCAGCAACCACGATCATAACGCCTGGGAAGGCACACAGTACGAGCGCTTCGGCGACTGCCTGGAAGCCGCAATTGTGCTCTCTGTGGTCAGTGAAGGTATGCCCTTGCTCTACAATGGCGACGAAGCGGGCAATCCCAGGCGACTAGCGTTTTTCGAAAAAGACCCCATCGAATGGCGAGAAGACAAAATTGGCGATCTATATGCCGACCTGTTCAAGCTCAAAAAGGCAAATACCGCCTTATGGAATGCGGCCTGGGGTGCGCGTATGGTCCAGGTTGCCAATAGTGCGCCGCTCAAAGTCCTGAGCTTCGTACGGCAGAATGAGCAAGACAAAGTCTTCGCCGTGTTCAACTTTTCAGATCAGGAAGAAGTCGTCACGCTGCTCGGCAGGCTCTACTATGGCAGCTATACGGAGTACTTCACCGATGAACCTGTCGAATTGGGCGAAGCCGCCAAGCTGACACTGCCGCCCTGGGGATATAAAGTATTCGTGAAATAA
- a CDS encoding OsmC family protein translates to MAVRSASAKWEGTLKEGKGTLSTSLGDHQYSFSTRFEEGTGTNPEELIAAAHSGCFSMALNAALERNGTPAEYVDTEAKVQLRQSDNGPTITGIELVTEAKVPGIDEATFQKFAEDTKDSCIISRALSAVPMTVSAKLVS, encoded by the coding sequence ATGGCAGTACGGTCTGCATCTGCAAAATGGGAAGGCACGCTCAAGGAAGGTAAGGGCACGCTCTCGACCAGCCTTGGCGATCATCAATACAGCTTCAGTACGCGGTTCGAAGAAGGCACGGGGACGAATCCTGAAGAACTTATCGCGGCAGCGCATTCTGGCTGTTTTAGTATGGCCCTGAACGCCGCCCTGGAACGTAATGGAACCCCGGCGGAATATGTCGATACTGAAGCCAAAGTTCAGTTGCGCCAGAGCGATAATGGCCCGACGATTACGGGCATTGAACTGGTGACAGAGGCGAAGGTGCCGGGTATTGATGAGGCCACCTTCCAGAAATTTGCTGAAGATACGAAAGATAGCTGCATTATCAGTCGTGCGCTCTCTGCCGTCCCGATGACTGTCAGCGCCAAGCTGGTCAGCTAG
- a CDS encoding APH(3') family aminoglycoside O-phosphotransferase, with protein sequence MDMLLPPPIALQVTGFTWEKDEMGLSGNAVYLLTKGQTTCYLKTAMPEQAAQLESEAARMRWLGAYLPVPEVIDFAINEQGAYLLMHAVPGKIACDAAFQDRISHVVKALAAGLRQFHAVPIQDCPFDQRREVQIAEARQRMVKQLIDMDDFEPQWQGRSASALYDELLRNRPAGEDLVLTHGDFCLPNMLIDPATMQVSGFVDLGRAGISDRYTDLALTARSLAMNWGKPYVPLLFDAYGIKPDAAKLHFYTLLDEFF encoded by the coding sequence ATGGACATGTTGTTGCCCCCACCGATTGCCCTACAAGTGACTGGTTTTACCTGGGAAAAGGACGAAATGGGCCTCTCAGGCAATGCTGTTTACCTCCTGACCAAGGGCCAGACAACGTGTTACCTCAAGACGGCGATGCCAGAGCAGGCAGCACAGCTTGAATCCGAAGCCGCACGTATGCGATGGTTAGGGGCTTATTTGCCAGTGCCTGAGGTGATCGATTTTGCGATAAATGAGCAGGGTGCTTACCTGCTGATGCATGCCGTTCCCGGCAAGATTGCCTGTGATGCTGCTTTTCAGGATCGTATTTCCCACGTGGTTAAAGCTTTGGCCGCCGGGCTCAGGCAGTTTCATGCTGTGCCCATACAAGATTGTCCTTTTGACCAGCGCCGCGAGGTCCAGATCGCAGAAGCACGTCAGCGGATGGTGAAGCAGCTCATTGATATGGATGATTTTGAGCCGCAGTGGCAGGGACGCAGTGCCTCAGCACTCTACGATGAACTACTGCGCAACCGCCCCGCCGGCGAAGACCTTGTGCTGACGCATGGGGATTTTTGCCTGCCGAATATGCTGATTGATCCGGCGACGATGCAAGTCAGTGGCTTTGTGGACCTGGGCCGGGCAGGTATCAGCGACCGTTATACAGACCTGGCGCTGACAGCGCGCAGCCTCGCCATGAATTGGGGCAAGCCTTATGTGCCGCTTCTGTTCGATGCGTATGGCATCAAACCCGATGCGGCTAAGCTGCACTTTTATACCCTGCTGGATGAGTTCTTCTAG